A region of Gadus morhua chromosome 18, gadMor3.0, whole genome shotgun sequence DNA encodes the following proteins:
- the LOC115530973 gene encoding lipopolysaccharide-induced tumor necrosis factor-alpha factor homolog yields MIKIRIAQLKFRRKVLLKGVQFRMRVSESQEEEVQSPELAAISAELRHLTCKARELGFFEDDDEDLTSPTAEECLHWPAPPPCERVPNANEEVPIAELGREPGVTGCPNCGEVVTTKIVKKRGDANWMLCCLLAMFGCIGGCCLIPFCVGNLMDVQHSCPSCQTTIHKREKI; encoded by the exons ATGATCAAGATACGCATAGCACAACTCAAGTTCCGTCGCAAGGTGCTGTTGAAGGGAGTGCAGTTCAGGATGAGGGTATCGGAGAGCCAGG AGGAGGAAGTGCAGTCCCCTGAGCTAGCGGCGATCTCAGCTGAGCTTCGACACCTGACATGTAAAGCGAGAGAACTGGGCTTCTTTGAAG ATGACGACGAGGATTTGACAAGTCCTACGGCAG AGGAATGCCTCCACTGGCCTGCACCGCCTCCATGTGAACGTGTCCCCAATGCTAATGAAGAAGTTCCTATTGCAG AACTGGGCAGGGAGCCTGGCGTCACCGGGTGCCCCAACTGTGGAGAGGTCGTAACCACAAAAATTGTCAAGAAACGGGGAGATGCCAATTGGATGCTGTGTTGCCTGTTGGCCATGTTCGG GTGTATTGGCGGATGCTGTTTGATTCCTTTCTGCGTTGGCAACCTCATGGACGTCCAACACAGCTGTCCATCGTGCCAGACCACAATACACAAACGAGAAAAAATATGA